A genome region from Pseudanabaena sp. Chao 1811 includes the following:
- a CDS encoding EVE domain-containing protein, with product MAYWLLKSEPHVYSYADLERDRQTIWDGVNNNLALKHIRTMQPKDLALIYHTGDERRAMGIAEVISLPYVDPKLDDPKRAVVDVKAVRSLPQPVTLAQIKQDPDFEGFDLIRISRLSVVPVSESHWQKILKLSEP from the coding sequence ATGGCTTATTGGCTTCTCAAAAGTGAACCCCACGTCTATTCCTACGCCGATCTCGAACGCGATCGCCAAACCATTTGGGATGGTGTCAATAATAATCTAGCTCTCAAGCATATCCGCACCATGCAACCCAAGGATTTAGCCTTGATCTATCACACAGGCGATGAGCGCCGTGCGATGGGCATTGCTGAAGTGATAAGTCTTCCCTATGTTGATCCAAAGTTAGATGATCCTAAACGCGCTGTCGTTGATGTCAAGGCAGTGCGATCGCTACCTCAGCCTGTCACCCTTGCCCAAATCAAACAAGACCCCGATTTTGAAGGTTTTGACCTCATTCGCATCAGTCGGCTCTCAGTTGTACCTGTATCAGAATCACATTGGCAAAAAATTTTAAAACTATCTGAACCGTAG
- the gltB gene encoding glutamate synthase large subunit → MEVSRVNTSQSNQSGQSGTANLIQGPSWLVEERDACGVGFIADKEGRASHKILSNALKALTCMEHRGGCSADQDSGDGAGIMTAIPWALLQKEIPEIDPAHTAVGMFFFPQEGDRTATCREITERIAEEEGLKLLKWRVVPVNPEVLGIQARENQPHIEQAAFIADADHQNTDQLERAIYITRRRIKLEIEKLFPTGGSNFYIASLSNTTIIYKGMVRSAILDAFYADLQNPDYVSAYAIYHRRFSTNTLPKWPLAQPMRFLGHNGEINTMQGNTNWFLARQGDLSHPNWVDAKGDRIKDLLPVLKPNESDSATLDHVFELLIETGHSPLEAIMILVPEAYENQPDLSDRPEIVDFYEYYSGLQEAWDGPALLAFSDGKIVGAALDRNGLRPARYVITNDGMVIVSSEAGTVDIPEADIVEKGRLGPGQTIAVDLQTHEILHNWDIKQRVATVHPYGEWIKQYRKNLEAKPFAESPALDEQTVLTHQTAFGYTLEDVEMVIEAMAQDGKEPVFCMGDDVPLAFLSQRPHLLYDYFKQRFAQVTNPPIDPLREGTVMSLSMYLGERANLLLATPEAANQIKISSPVINETELEELQNFGFDNAKLDMLFPVAAGANGLKDAIAKLTNSAVAAVRSGAKLLILSDRNLSAENAYIPPLLAVGAVHHRLCAEGIRMKASIVVDTAQCWSTHHFACLIGYGASAICPYMALETTRQWWGKAKTQTQMQTGKIKSLTITQVQDSYRKAVEGGLLKILSKMGISLLSSYSGAQIFEAIGISAEVIETSFKGTVSRVGGVNFADIASELLNFHSQAFPELKQKKLENYGFVQYRPTGEYHMNSPEMAKALHKAVAGNGYDHYEVYRTQLQNRTPTALRDLLEFKSDRPSIPLEEVEDVSEILKRFCTGAMSLGALSREAHEVLAIAMNRVGGKSNCGEGGEDPIRYLPINDVDANGISATFPHLKGLKNGDTANSAIKQIASGRFGVTPSYLVSSNQLEIKMAQGAKPGEGGQLPGPKVSSYIAMLRNSKSGVSLISPPPHHDIYSIEDLAQLIYDLHQINPTAKVSVKLVSEIGIGTIAAGVAKANADIIQISGYDGGTGASPLSSIKHAGSPWELGLAEVHTSLMVNKLRDRVLLRVDGGFKTGWDVAIAALLGGEEYGFGTAAMIAEGCIMARVCHTNKCPVGVTSQLEQFRKRFPGTPEHVVNFLYFVAEEVRQILAKLGYKSLKEIIGRSDLLAKRQDLKLAKLDLNQVDLGCLINLPDTKSDRSWLEHSPTSHSNGAVLDDEILADLEVQQAIANQTDLNKTYKIVNTDRSVGARVSGAIAKKYGNSGLASHLNLEFVGAAGQSFGAFNINGVNLSVIGEANDYIGKGINGGTISIKPSPESTFNPADNSIVGNTCLYGATGGYLFVNGRAGERFGVRNSGAKAVVEGTGDHCCEYMTGGVIVVLGTTGRNVGAGMTGGIAYFLDIDGKFKERLSQEVLKVQRVSTAAGENQLKELIQSSYEHTGSSRAKEILDNWSTYLPKFWQVIPPSEQNSPEATDVVPVAATV, encoded by the coding sequence ATGGAAGTGAGCCGCGTGAATACAAGTCAGTCTAATCAGTCTGGTCAGTCTGGAACTGCTAATCTTATCCAAGGTCCATCTTGGCTAGTGGAAGAGCGTGATGCCTGTGGAGTGGGCTTTATTGCTGACAAGGAAGGGCGGGCTAGTCATAAAATTCTCAGCAATGCGCTCAAAGCTTTGACTTGTATGGAACATCGTGGCGGCTGTAGTGCAGACCAAGATTCGGGCGATGGTGCTGGTATCATGACCGCAATTCCTTGGGCTTTGTTACAAAAGGAAATTCCCGAAATCGATCCTGCCCATACCGCAGTGGGGATGTTTTTCTTCCCGCAGGAAGGCGATCGCACCGCCACTTGTCGTGAAATCACTGAAAGAATTGCAGAGGAAGAAGGACTAAAGCTCTTAAAATGGCGCGTTGTGCCTGTCAATCCAGAGGTATTAGGAATTCAGGCTCGTGAAAATCAGCCCCATATTGAGCAAGCTGCCTTTATTGCCGATGCCGATCATCAAAATACCGATCAACTCGAACGCGCCATTTATATCACCCGTCGTCGGATTAAGCTGGAAATTGAAAAGCTTTTCCCCACTGGTGGCAGTAACTTCTACATTGCGTCGCTATCAAATACCACAATTATCTACAAGGGCATGGTGCGATCGGCAATTCTAGATGCCTTTTATGCCGATCTCCAAAATCCTGATTATGTCTCAGCTTACGCTATCTATCACCGTCGCTTTAGCACCAATACTTTACCCAAATGGCCCCTTGCTCAGCCAATGCGGTTCCTCGGTCACAATGGCGAAATCAACACGATGCAGGGGAATACCAATTGGTTCTTAGCGCGTCAGGGTGATCTCTCCCATCCCAATTGGGTTGATGCTAAAGGCGATCGCATTAAGGATCTATTACCAGTTCTCAAGCCCAATGAGAGCGATTCCGCAACCTTGGATCACGTCTTTGAATTGCTGATTGAAACGGGTCACAGTCCCCTCGAAGCAATCATGATCCTTGTGCCAGAAGCCTATGAGAACCAACCAGATTTAAGCGATCGCCCCGAAATTGTCGATTTCTATGAATATTACAGTGGCTTGCAAGAGGCATGGGATGGTCCCGCCTTGCTCGCCTTTAGTGATGGCAAAATCGTTGGTGCGGCGCTGGATCGTAATGGTCTACGTCCTGCCCGTTATGTAATTACTAACGATGGCATGGTAATTGTTAGCTCCGAGGCAGGCACAGTTGACATTCCTGAAGCGGATATTGTCGAGAAGGGTCGCCTTGGTCCTGGACAAACGATCGCAGTTGATCTGCAAACCCATGAGATTTTACATAACTGGGATATTAAGCAACGGGTCGCAACTGTCCATCCCTACGGTGAATGGATTAAACAGTACCGCAAGAATCTGGAAGCCAAGCCCTTTGCAGAATCCCCTGCCCTTGATGAGCAAACTGTGCTAACTCACCAAACCGCCTTCGGTTACACCCTTGAAGATGTGGAAATGGTGATCGAAGCGATGGCTCAAGACGGTAAGGAGCCAGTTTTCTGTATGGGGGATGATGTGCCACTTGCCTTTCTATCCCAACGTCCTCACCTGCTCTATGACTACTTCAAGCAGCGCTTTGCACAGGTGACGAATCCACCGATCGATCCTCTGCGTGAAGGAACGGTCATGTCCTTGTCTATGTATTTGGGCGAAAGAGCGAATCTACTACTCGCCACGCCTGAAGCTGCCAACCAAATTAAGATCAGCAGTCCTGTCATTAATGAAACCGAGTTAGAGGAATTGCAGAACTTCGGTTTTGATAATGCCAAACTAGATATGCTCTTTCCTGTCGCTGCGGGTGCAAATGGACTCAAAGATGCGATCGCCAAGTTGACGAATAGTGCCGTTGCCGCAGTGCGTAGTGGCGCAAAGCTACTGATTTTAAGCGATCGCAACTTGAGCGCGGAAAACGCCTATATTCCACCATTGCTAGCTGTGGGAGCCGTGCATCATCGCCTTTGCGCTGAAGGCATTCGCATGAAGGCTTCGATTGTGGTGGATACAGCTCAATGCTGGAGTACACACCACTTTGCTTGTCTGATTGGGTACGGAGCCAGTGCGATCTGTCCTTACATGGCGTTGGAAACTACGCGCCAATGGTGGGGCAAAGCTAAGACTCAAACCCAGATGCAAACTGGCAAAATCAAGTCTTTGACAATTACCCAAGTCCAAGACAGCTACCGCAAGGCAGTCGAAGGTGGCTTGTTAAAGATTCTCTCGAAAATGGGAATTTCGCTGCTGTCTAGCTATAGTGGTGCACAAATTTTTGAAGCGATCGGTATTAGCGCAGAAGTGATCGAGACTTCCTTTAAGGGAACGGTTTCCCGCGTCGGTGGTGTCAATTTTGCAGATATCGCTTCAGAATTGCTCAACTTCCATTCTCAAGCCTTCCCTGAATTGAAACAGAAGAAGCTAGAGAACTATGGCTTTGTGCAGTATCGCCCCACGGGTGAATACCACATGAATAGCCCTGAAATGGCTAAGGCATTACATAAAGCGGTGGCTGGTAATGGTTATGACCATTATGAGGTTTATCGAACTCAGCTACAAAATCGCACTCCTACGGCATTGCGTGACCTACTCGAATTTAAGAGCGATCGCCCTAGCATTCCCCTCGAAGAAGTAGAAGATGTTTCTGAAATCCTGAAACGCTTCTGTACGGGAGCCATGTCCCTTGGAGCCTTGAGCCGAGAAGCCCACGAAGTATTAGCGATCGCCATGAATCGTGTCGGCGGCAAATCGAATTGTGGTGAAGGCGGCGAAGATCCGATCCGTTATCTCCCAATCAACGATGTGGATGCCAATGGTATTTCGGCAACATTCCCCCACCTCAAGGGCTTGAAGAATGGCGATACGGCAAACTCAGCAATCAAACAAATTGCATCGGGACGTTTTGGTGTCACTCCTTCATACTTAGTTAGTTCCAATCAATTAGAAATCAAGATGGCGCAAGGTGCAAAACCGGGAGAAGGTGGGCAGCTTCCCGGACCTAAGGTCAGTAGCTATATTGCGATGTTGCGAAACTCTAAGTCAGGAGTCTCCCTGATCTCACCTCCTCCCCACCATGACATCTATTCCATCGAAGATCTTGCACAGCTAATTTACGATCTACATCAGATCAATCCCACTGCTAAGGTTTCCGTAAAGCTAGTATCGGAGATTGGCATCGGCACGATCGCTGCAGGTGTGGCTAAAGCTAATGCGGACATCATCCAAATCTCTGGCTACGATGGTGGTACAGGCGCATCACCCTTGAGCTCGATTAAGCACGCTGGCTCGCCTTGGGAACTAGGCTTAGCGGAAGTACATACATCGCTAATGGTGAACAAATTGCGCGATCGCGTATTGTTACGTGTAGATGGTGGCTTTAAAACTGGTTGGGATGTAGCGATCGCTGCGCTCCTTGGTGGTGAAGAATACGGATTTGGTACGGCGGCGATGATTGCCGAGGGTTGCATCATGGCTCGCGTTTGCCACACAAACAAATGTCCCGTTGGCGTAACTTCCCAATTGGAACAGTTCCGTAAGCGCTTCCCCGGTACTCCTGAACATGTTGTCAATTTCCTCTATTTCGTTGCTGAAGAAGTGCGCCAAATCCTTGCTAAACTTGGTTATAAATCCCTCAAAGAGATCATCGGACGTTCTGATCTCCTCGCTAAGCGACAGGACTTGAAACTGGCAAAACTCGATCTCAACCAAGTTGATCTCGGCTGTTTGATTAATCTGCCTGATACAAAGAGCGATCGCAGTTGGTTAGAGCATTCTCCCACTTCCCATAGCAACGGTGCGGTGCTTGATGACGAAATCCTAGCGGATCTCGAAGTACAGCAAGCGATCGCTAATCAAACTGACCTCAACAAAACCTACAAGATTGTCAATACCGATCGCTCCGTCGGTGCAAGGGTATCAGGAGCGATCGCCAAGAAATACGGTAATTCTGGTCTGGCAAGTCACCTCAATCTCGAATTTGTTGGTGCAGCAGGTCAGAGCTTTGGTGCATTCAACATCAATGGCGTAAATCTTTCAGTCATCGGTGAAGCCAACGACTACATCGGTAAAGGCATCAACGGCGGTACGATTAGCATCAAGCCTAGCCCTGAAAGCACCTTCAATCCTGCCGATAATTCCATCGTCGGGAATACCTGTCTCTATGGCGCAACAGGTGGCTATCTATTCGTAAATGGACGTGCTGGCGAACGCTTTGGTGTCCGTAACTCTGGAGCAAAGGCAGTTGTAGAAGGCACAGGCGATCACTGTTGCGAATATATGACTGGCGGCGTAATCGTGGTTCTCGGAACTACAGGACGTAACGTTGGAGCAGGTATGACAGGTGGTATTGCCTACTTCCTCGATATCGACGGTAAGTTCAAAGAGCGCCTCAGCCAAGAAGTTCTCAAAGTCCAAAGAGTTAGCACCGCCGCAGGTGAAAATCAACTTAAGGAATTGATTCAATCAAGCTATGAGCATACGGGTAGTTCTAGAGCTAAGGAAATTCTCGATAACTGGTCAACCTATTTGCCTAAGTTCTGGCAAGTTATCCCTCCTTCAGAACAAAATAGCCCAGAGGCAACGGATGTAGTTCCTGTAGCAGCAACGGTCTAA
- a CDS encoding M28 family peptidase, whose amino-acid sequence MENLQARLIQYLEKIVIERNPYYASAGHLFAREYIRSHFAKFGEVITHEFEVNGNKHQNLILQIAPKDGKQRSPLIIGAHYDTVAACVGADDNGSGVAVLLELAESLSKNPIKYPVQLIAFDMEEYGLSGSRAYAAKLKSDKQKLRLMISLEMLGYCDRQPNSQHYPAGLDKFYPNTGDFIGLIGSIPTIPDLIHFQHHMKPVVPCEWLPAGWRGLAIPDTRRSDHAPFWDAGYKALMITDTADMRNPYYHKSSDRLETLDLEFLTNVCQGLITGIVNLC is encoded by the coding sequence ATGGAAAATCTCCAAGCGCGATTAATTCAATATTTGGAAAAAATTGTCATCGAGCGAAATCCCTACTACGCCTCGGCTGGGCATTTATTCGCACGAGAATATATCCGATCGCATTTTGCTAAATTCGGTGAAGTAATCACCCATGAGTTTGAAGTCAATGGCAATAAACATCAAAATTTGATTTTACAAATTGCGCCTAAAGATGGCAAACAGCGATCGCCTTTGATTATTGGCGCACATTACGATACGGTTGCTGCTTGTGTGGGCGCAGATGACAATGGCTCAGGGGTGGCAGTACTTCTAGAACTGGCGGAATCTCTATCTAAAAATCCAATTAAATATCCCGTTCAGTTAATAGCCTTTGATATGGAGGAATATGGCTTGTCGGGAAGTCGCGCCTATGCAGCAAAACTTAAGAGTGACAAGCAAAAACTCCGCCTGATGATTTCCTTAGAGATGCTAGGCTATTGCGATCGCCAGCCCAATTCACAACATTATCCCGCAGGTTTAGATAAGTTCTATCCCAATACTGGCGACTTCATTGGCTTAATTGGCAGCATTCCTACAATTCCCGATCTGATCCATTTTCAACATCATATGAAACCAGTCGTTCCCTGTGAATGGCTCCCCGCAGGTTGGCGTGGTTTAGCAATACCTGACACTCGCCGTAGTGATCATGCGCCGTTTTGGGATGCTGGTTACAAAGCGCTGATGATTACTGATACTGCCGATATGCGAAATCCTTACTATCACAAAAGTAGCGATCGCCTAGAGACTCTCGATTTAGAATTTCTCACTAATGTTTGCCAAGGCTTAATCACAGGAATAGTGAATCTATGTTAA
- a CDS encoding M3 family metallopeptidase: MSEVNNPLLIGKGLPPFPDIKPEHVIPAITQLLAETSAGLTHLEANVEPTWSGLVEPLERLTERIGWAWGAIEHLLSVKNSAELREAHKVVQPKVIEFFNRFSQSQPVYKAYKAIYGSSAWDSLEPAQKRIVEAAIRDAELSGVGLEGEAKEKFNAIQMELAELSTNFSNHVLDATKAFSMTLTLPEEIDGLPPSLLAQAAQAARLDGDDKATPENGPWCITLDYPSYVPFMQHSRRRDLREKLYRAFVSRAASGEFDNSPLIDRILELRQQKANLLGYPTYAELSLARKMAPNVDAVEKLLEELRQSSYTAAVAEFAELKEFAKSQGEMEELKHWDTAYWAERQRETKFNFTVEELRPYFPLPKVLEGLFALVNRLFGVTVVPADGKAPIWHESVRFFEIQDEQNQAIAYFYLDPYSRPAEKRGGAWMNDCIGRAKVIEDGKPITRLPVAYLICNQSPPVDGKPSLMTFGEVETLFHEFGHGLQHMLTKVDYSGASGINNVEWDAVELPSQFMENWCYDRATLFGMAKHYETGETLPESYYQKLVDSKNYMSGSGMLRQLHFSLVDIELHHRYQVGGGETPLQVRSRLAETTMIIPPLPEDNFLCSFGHIFAGGYAAGYYSYKWAEVLSADAFAAFEEAGLENEDAIASTGRLYRDTVLALGGSKHPMEVFKTFRGREPSTAPLLRHSGLAKV; the protein is encoded by the coding sequence ATGAGTGAAGTTAACAACCCTCTTTTAATTGGCAAAGGGCTACCACCATTTCCAGATATCAAGCCTGAACATGTCATTCCTGCAATTACCCAATTGCTTGCAGAAACTAGCGCAGGACTAACCCATCTCGAAGCTAATGTTGAGCCTACGTGGTCAGGACTAGTCGAGCCGCTAGAACGTCTTACTGAGCGAATTGGCTGGGCATGGGGTGCGATCGAGCATTTACTTAGTGTTAAAAACAGTGCCGAATTGCGCGAGGCTCACAAAGTTGTGCAACCCAAGGTTATTGAATTCTTTAACCGCTTTAGCCAGAGCCAGCCAGTCTATAAAGCTTATAAAGCAATCTATGGCTCATCGGCATGGGATAGCCTTGAACCTGCCCAAAAACGCATCGTCGAAGCTGCCATCCGTGATGCCGAACTTTCGGGCGTTGGTTTAGAAGGTGAAGCCAAAGAGAAGTTCAATGCGATCCAAATGGAACTCGCCGAACTCTCTACCAACTTCTCAAATCATGTTCTAGATGCCACCAAAGCCTTTAGCATGACTCTAACCTTGCCCGAAGAGATTGACGGGTTACCTCCTAGTCTATTGGCTCAAGCTGCTCAGGCGGCAAGACTTGATGGTGACGACAAAGCCACCCCTGAAAATGGACCTTGGTGCATTACCCTCGACTATCCTAGCTATGTTCCCTTTATGCAGCATAGTCGTCGTCGTGATTTACGTGAGAAACTCTATCGCGCTTTTGTCAGCCGTGCCGCCAGTGGTGAGTTTGATAATTCGCCATTGATTGATCGCATTCTCGAATTGCGTCAACAAAAGGCAAACTTGCTCGGCTATCCCACCTATGCGGAATTAAGTCTCGCTCGGAAGATGGCTCCCAATGTTGATGCTGTTGAGAAATTGCTAGAAGAATTGCGCCAGTCAAGTTACACTGCCGCCGTTGCAGAATTTGCCGAATTAAAGGAATTTGCTAAATCTCAAGGTGAAATGGAAGAACTGAAGCATTGGGATACTGCTTACTGGGCAGAACGTCAACGCGAAACCAAGTTCAACTTTACTGTTGAAGAATTGCGTCCCTATTTCCCCTTGCCAAAAGTCCTCGAAGGTCTCTTTGCCCTTGTCAATCGCTTATTTGGAGTAACTGTCGTTCCTGCGGATGGCAAGGCTCCCATTTGGCATGAAAGCGTCCGCTTCTTTGAAATTCAAGATGAGCAGAATCAAGCGATCGCCTATTTCTACCTTGACCCCTACAGTCGTCCTGCCGAAAAGCGTGGTGGTGCATGGATGAATGACTGCATCGGACGTGCCAAGGTAATCGAAGATGGCAAACCAATCACCCGTTTACCCGTTGCCTACCTCATTTGCAACCAGTCTCCCCCCGTTGATGGCAAACCTAGCCTGATGACCTTTGGTGAAGTGGAAACTCTCTTCCATGAGTTTGGACATGGCTTGCAGCATATGCTCACTAAGGTTGACTATTCGGGTGCTTCGGGTATCAACAATGTCGAATGGGATGCAGTAGAATTGCCCAGTCAATTCATGGAAAACTGGTGCTACGATCGCGCTACCTTGTTTGGCATGGCAAAGCATTATGAAACAGGCGAAACTCTGCCTGAATCCTATTACCAAAAACTCGTTGATTCCAAAAACTACATGAGTGGTTCAGGAATGTTGCGCCAGTTGCATTTCAGCCTCGTGGATATAGAACTTCATCATCGCTATCAAGTCGGTGGTGGCGAAACTCCCCTTCAAGTGCGATCGCGCCTTGCGGAAACCACAATGATCATCCCACCCCTGCCTGAAGATAACTTCCTCTGCTCCTTTGGGCATATTTTCGCAGGTGGCTATGCCGCAGGTTACTACAGCTACAAGTGGGCGGAAGTCCTCAGTGCCGATGCCTTTGCCGCCTTTGAGGAAGCTGGTCTAGAAAATGAAGATGCGATCGCTTCGACTGGCAGACTCTATCGCGATACAGTTTTGGCTCTTGGTGGTAGTAAACATCCGATGGAAGTCTTCAAAACCTTCCGAGGACGCGAACCCAGCACAGCTCCTTTATTGCGTCATAGTGGTTTAGCCAAGGTCTAA
- a CDS encoding DMT family protein — protein sequence MLTVILLICSNVFMTLAWYGHLKFFQNQSLLFVILASWGIAFFEYCFQVPANRFGYGEFTATQLKLIQEAISILTFIAFAIIVLGESMKWNYVVAFGLMMLAVWFAVAIK from the coding sequence ATGCTTACAGTTATTTTATTAATCTGTTCTAATGTGTTCATGACCCTTGCATGGTATGGGCATCTAAAATTTTTTCAAAATCAATCTCTGTTATTTGTAATTTTGGCGAGTTGGGGAATTGCCTTTTTTGAATATTGTTTTCAAGTTCCTGCAAATCGATTTGGCTATGGAGAATTCACCGCTACACAATTAAAACTGATCCAAGAAGCAATCTCAATTCTTACCTTCATTGCTTTTGCCATAATTGTTTTGGGTGAGAGTATGAAATGGAATTATGTTGTTGCATTTGGGCTAATGATGTTGGCGGTATGGTTTGCAGTTGCGATTAAGTAA